The Persephonella sp. genome includes a region encoding these proteins:
- a CDS encoding acylphosphatase, giving the protein MRLYAVFAGTVQGVGFRYFVRDVAKKMGVKGYVRNLPDGTVEVVAEADEKTLREFFKAIEKGPPLAEVTDIRYQFEDKDGGFTDFEILY; this is encoded by the coding sequence ATGAGGTTGTATGCAGTTTTCGCCGGCACAGTTCAGGGTGTGGGCTTCAGGTATTTTGTGAGAGATGTAGCTAAAAAAATGGGCGTAAAGGGATATGTAAGAAACCTTCCTGATGGAACGGTTGAAGTGGTTGCTGAGGCAGATGAAAAAACATTAAGGGAATTTTTTAAAGCGATAGAAAAAGGACCACCTTTAGCTGAAGTTACAGACATAAGATACCAGTTTGAAGATAAAGATGGGGGTTTTACAGACT